The proteins below are encoded in one region of Streptomyces sp. NBC_00490:
- a CDS encoding TVP38/TMEM64 family protein, translating into MLDATTRSGGTATAPPPAAATELALAAPVTVGLAARCSRVLLSPWSRLSLLVALLAAAGSTVLLLEPQRLLADGWPPELGGAAAALVYAVAYGLCAVAFVPRPLLNLAAGALFGSQLGLGAALAGTVLGAGIAFTLGRVLGQSALRPLLRGRLLQGADGQLSRHGFRSMLAIRLFPGVPFAAANYCAAVSRMGYLPFLLATALGSIPNTAAYVVAGARASTPTSPAFLIAMAAIAVPALVGAAVAWRKRHHLRAR; encoded by the coding sequence ATGCTCGATGCCACCACCCGCTCTGGGGGCACAGCCACGGCCCCTCCCCCGGCCGCCGCCACGGAGCTCGCCCTCGCCGCACCCGTCACGGTCGGTCTCGCCGCACGCTGCTCGAGAGTGCTGCTCTCGCCCTGGTCGCGGCTGTCCCTGCTCGTCGCGCTCCTCGCGGCGGCCGGGTCGACCGTGCTCCTCCTGGAGCCACAGCGGCTGCTGGCCGACGGCTGGCCACCGGAGCTCGGCGGGGCCGCGGCCGCCCTGGTGTACGCGGTGGCGTACGGGCTGTGCGCGGTGGCGTTCGTGCCGCGCCCGCTGCTGAACCTGGCCGCGGGCGCGCTCTTCGGCTCGCAACTGGGTCTCGGTGCCGCGCTGGCGGGCACGGTGCTCGGCGCCGGCATCGCCTTCACGCTGGGCCGGGTGCTGGGCCAGAGCGCCCTCCGCCCGCTGCTGCGCGGTCGCCTGCTGCAGGGCGCGGACGGGCAGCTCAGCCGTCACGGTTTCCGCTCGATGCTGGCGATCCGGCTGTTCCCCGGCGTCCCGTTCGCCGCCGCCAACTACTGCGCCGCCGTCTCGCGCATGGGCTATCTGCCGTTCCTGCTGGCGACGGCGCTCGGCTCGATCCCGAACACCGCCGCCTACGTCGTGGCAGGAGCCCGCGCGTCGACGCCGACGTCCCCGGCGTTCCTCATCGCGATGGCGGCCATCGCGGTCCCGGCACTGGTGGGAGCGGCGGTGGCCTGGCGCAAGCGCCATCATCTGCGGGCACGCTGA
- a CDS encoding thiolase family protein — translation MRDAVIVEAVRTPIGKGKPNGALAHVHPVELLAHTLRTLVERSGVDPALIDDVIGGTVDQVGEQAMNTTRYALLSAGFPETVPATTVDRQCGSSQQAVHFAAQGVISGAYDLVVACGVESMSRVPMWSNVPPGKDPFGPGVAERYPEGLVPQGISAELIAAKWSIAREQMDAFAVSSHLKAADAWEKGLFDAEVAPLEGVARDECVRPSSTAEILAGLKPAYYDPAFAERFPQIEWNVTAGNASPINDGASAVLITSSETAARLGLRPLARLHSFAVTGSDPLLMLTGVIPATEKVLRRASLTLDDIDLFEVNEAFSSVVLAWRQETGADLDKVNVHGGAIAIGHPLGASGTRLTTTLVHAMRERGARYALQTMCEAGGLANAMVLERV, via the coding sequence ATGCGTGACGCAGTCATCGTCGAAGCCGTACGCACCCCGATAGGCAAGGGCAAGCCGAACGGTGCCCTCGCGCACGTCCACCCCGTCGAACTCCTCGCCCACACCCTGCGCACCCTCGTCGAGCGCTCCGGCGTCGACCCGGCCCTCATCGACGACGTCATCGGCGGCACCGTCGACCAGGTCGGCGAACAGGCCATGAACACCACCCGCTACGCCCTCCTGTCGGCGGGCTTCCCGGAGACGGTCCCGGCGACCACCGTGGACCGCCAGTGCGGCTCCTCCCAGCAGGCCGTGCACTTCGCGGCCCAGGGCGTCATCTCCGGCGCCTACGACCTCGTCGTCGCCTGTGGCGTCGAGTCGATGAGCCGGGTGCCGATGTGGTCCAACGTGCCGCCCGGCAAGGACCCCTTCGGCCCCGGCGTCGCCGAGCGCTATCCCGAGGGGCTCGTCCCGCAGGGCATCAGCGCCGAACTCATCGCGGCGAAGTGGTCGATCGCGCGCGAGCAGATGGACGCGTTCGCGGTGTCGTCCCACCTCAAGGCCGCCGATGCCTGGGAGAAGGGGCTGTTCGACGCGGAGGTCGCGCCGTTGGAGGGTGTGGCGCGCGACGAGTGCGTACGGCCCTCCAGCACGGCCGAGATCCTCGCCGGGCTCAAGCCCGCGTACTACGACCCGGCCTTCGCCGAACGCTTCCCGCAGATCGAGTGGAACGTCACGGCGGGCAACGCGAGCCCGATCAACGACGGCGCGTCGGCCGTGCTGATCACGTCGAGCGAGACCGCGGCCCGGCTCGGCCTGCGGCCGCTGGCCCGGCTGCACAGTTTCGCCGTCACCGGGTCCGACCCGCTGCTCATGCTCACCGGTGTCATTCCGGCCACCGAGAAGGTGCTGCGGAGGGCTTCACTCACCCTGGACGACATCGACCTGTTCGAGGTCAACGAGGCGTTCTCCAGCGTGGTGCTGGCGTGGCGGCAGGAGACCGGGGCGGACCTCGACAAGGTCAATGTGCACGGGGGCGCCATCGCGATCGGGCACCCGCTGGGGGCGAGCGGTACGCGACTGACGACGACGCTGGTGCACGCCATGCGGGAGCGCGGGGCGCGGTATGCGCTGCAGACGATGTGCGAGGCGGGTGGGCTCGCCAACGCCATGGTGCTTGAGCGTGTGTGA
- a CDS encoding winged helix-turn-helix transcriptional regulator, with product MAATKHPRPCSIADTLALVGEKYSLLVLREVCLGNRRFDQLVRNIGAPRDVLATRLRRLVDAGILTKRAYSERPQRFEYRPTPAGLELEPVLVTLMAWGDRHLRGDGDRPMVVEHVCGNELAPVVTCAACGEHVRHEDLTAHPQTPGWTVAGPSAA from the coding sequence ATGGCCGCCACCAAACACCCGCGCCCCTGCTCCATCGCCGACACCCTGGCGCTCGTCGGCGAGAAGTACTCCCTGCTCGTCCTGCGCGAGGTCTGCCTCGGCAACCGCCGTTTCGACCAGCTGGTGCGCAACATCGGCGCCCCGCGCGACGTCCTCGCCACGCGTCTGCGCCGGCTCGTCGACGCCGGGATCCTCACCAAGAGGGCCTACAGCGAGCGGCCGCAGCGCTTCGAGTACCGGCCCACCCCGGCGGGACTCGAACTGGAGCCGGTCCTGGTCACTCTCATGGCCTGGGGCGACCGTCACCTCCGCGGGGACGGCGACCGCCCCATGGTGGTCGAGCACGTCTGCGGCAACGAACTGGCCCCGGTCGTCACCTGCGCGGCCTGCGGCGAGCACGTCCGTCACGAGGACCTCACGGCCCATCCGCAGACACCCGGCTGGACGGTCGCGGGGCCTTCGGCGGCGTAA
- a CDS encoding alpha/beta fold hydrolase produces MATVQAGGLEIAYDRVGQGPPLVLVHGAAVYARVWQPQLSGLADEFTVVAWDEPGSGRSSGIPPGFGLADYADCLAALIEGLRLGPAHVAGLSWGGTVVLELYRRHPSLVRTLVLADTYAGWKGSLPPEEVAARVEGVQRMLALPRERFDPTLPGLFAGDPPGELVPLLDAMARDARPETLAAQLSIMAGTDQNDLLPGITVPTLLLWGELDARSPLSVAHAFRAAIPGAELVVLPDAGHVSNLERPQDFNRAVRAFCRAHS; encoded by the coding sequence ATGGCCACGGTGCAGGCGGGCGGCCTCGAAATCGCCTACGACCGCGTCGGGCAGGGGCCACCACTGGTCCTCGTGCACGGCGCGGCCGTCTACGCGCGCGTATGGCAGCCGCAACTCTCCGGACTGGCCGATGAGTTCACGGTCGTGGCCTGGGACGAGCCGGGGTCCGGACGGTCCTCGGGCATCCCTCCCGGCTTCGGCCTCGCGGACTACGCCGACTGTCTCGCCGCGCTGATCGAGGGGCTGCGGCTCGGCCCGGCCCACGTCGCGGGCCTCTCCTGGGGCGGGACGGTCGTGCTGGAGCTGTACCGCCGCCACCCGTCACTCGTCAGAACGCTGGTCCTGGCCGACACCTACGCCGGCTGGAAGGGCTCCCTGCCCCCGGAAGAGGTGGCGGCCCGCGTCGAAGGGGTGCAGCGGATGCTCGCGCTGCCCCGGGAACGGTTCGATCCGACGCTGCCGGGGCTGTTCGCCGGGGACCCGCCCGGCGAGCTGGTGCCGCTGCTCGACGCCATGGCGCGGGACGCGCGCCCGGAGACGCTCGCGGCGCAGCTCTCGATCATGGCCGGGACCGATCAGAACGACCTGCTGCCCGGGATCACGGTGCCGACGCTGCTGCTCTGGGGCGAACTGGACGCGCGCTCACCGCTGAGCGTCGCCCACGCGTTCCGTGCGGCGATCCCGGGCGCCGAGCTGGTGGTGCTGCCCGACGCGGGGCATGTCAGCAACCTGGAGCGCCCGCAGGACTTCAACCGGGCGGTTCGCGCGTTCTGCCGCGCGCACAGCTGA
- a CDS encoding cupin domain-containing protein, which translates to MVTAFEGLPGGVAVSRLCVYDWPAADGVSGGTPHMHLTCSEAYVVTGGRGSVQTLTTSGYEVTPLVPGTVARFTPGTVHRLVNEDALRITVLMQNSGLPEAGDAVLTLPPEYLADPEAYAAATVIPADAPEKERERVARARRDLALEGYRVLREAPEGLADFHRAAAALVRPRLAEWRERWRDGAAAAAAATGEQLDRLEQGDLSHLADAVVHAEQPSEYGKFGMCGRLDVYKGV; encoded by the coding sequence GTGGTGACCGCCTTCGAGGGACTGCCCGGCGGGGTCGCCGTCTCGCGACTGTGCGTGTACGACTGGCCCGCCGCCGACGGCGTCTCCGGCGGAACCCCCCATATGCACCTGACCTGTTCGGAGGCGTACGTCGTCACCGGCGGCCGGGGTTCGGTGCAGACCCTCACGACGTCCGGGTACGAGGTCACGCCCCTCGTACCCGGCACGGTCGCCCGGTTCACGCCGGGCACCGTCCACCGGCTGGTCAACGAGGACGCTCTGCGCATCACCGTCCTGATGCAGAACAGCGGGCTGCCGGAGGCGGGGGACGCGGTGCTCACGCTGCCCCCGGAGTACCTGGCCGACCCGGAGGCCTACGCCGCCGCGACCGTCATCCCCGCGGACGCGCCCGAGAAGGAACGCGAGCGCGTCGCCCGGGCCCGCCGCGACCTCGCTCTGGAGGGCTATCGGGTGCTGCGGGAGGCTCCCGAGGGGCTGGCCGACTTCCATCGCGCGGCCGCCGCGCTCGTACGGCCGCGACTGGCCGAGTGGCGGGAACGCTGGCGCGACGGTGCGGCGGCCGCCGCCGCGGCGACGGGGGAGCAGCTCGACCGCCTCGAACAGGGCGACCTCTCCCACCTCGCCGACGCCGTCGTACACGCGGAACAGCCGTCGGAGTACGGCAAGTTCGGGATGTGCGGACGGCTGGACGTCTACAAGGGAGTCTGA
- a CDS encoding PmoA family protein: MTGLRIVHAHGDRITVTDPATGVELLAYVYRPEAAWEAPKPYIHPLRTLAGDVVTDYRPNDHRWHKGLSLTASHLSGANLWGGNSYVHGEGYLELPERVGSMAHVGFDEVRADDDRVVIAERLTWHPYSGELWAEEQRRIEIHDVDQRSGSWALTWTSAITNRRDEPLVFGSPTTAGRELAGYTGLFWRGPRAFRDGRVIAPDAEGPGLLGAQAPWLALSGEHDGTDGHATLVFEHAPENDHLGTEGAHPAHWFVRNEPWAGVAPSWAFCDELELAPGDTLTRRYRVVVADGAWEREEIAKYLEAHPW; encoded by the coding sequence ATGACCGGGCTGCGCATCGTCCACGCGCACGGCGACCGCATCACCGTGACCGACCCGGCCACCGGCGTGGAGCTGCTCGCCTACGTCTACCGGCCGGAGGCGGCCTGGGAGGCCCCCAAGCCGTACATCCACCCGCTGCGGACCCTGGCCGGCGACGTCGTCACCGACTACCGCCCCAACGACCACCGCTGGCACAAGGGCCTGTCCCTGACCGCCTCGCACCTGTCGGGCGCCAACCTGTGGGGCGGCAACTCGTACGTGCACGGCGAGGGCTACCTCGAACTCCCCGAGCGCGTCGGGTCGATGGCGCACGTCGGCTTCGACGAGGTCCGCGCCGACGACGACCGGGTCGTCATCGCCGAACGGCTGACCTGGCACCCGTACAGCGGCGAGCTGTGGGCCGAGGAGCAGCGCCGGATCGAGATCCACGACGTGGACCAGCGGTCCGGATCGTGGGCGCTGACCTGGACGAGCGCCATCACCAACCGGCGTGACGAGCCGCTGGTCTTCGGCAGCCCCACCACCGCCGGACGCGAACTCGCCGGGTACACGGGCCTGTTCTGGCGCGGCCCGCGCGCCTTCCGCGACGGCCGCGTCATCGCGCCGGACGCCGAGGGCCCCGGCCTGCTCGGCGCGCAGGCCCCCTGGCTGGCCCTGTCCGGCGAGCACGACGGCACGGACGGCCACGCCACCCTGGTCTTCGAGCACGCCCCGGAGAACGACCACCTCGGCACCGAAGGCGCCCACCCGGCCCACTGGTTCGTCCGCAACGAGCCCTGGGCCGGTGTGGCCCCCTCCTGGGCCTTCTGCGACGAGCTGGAACTCGCCCCCGGTGACACCCTCACCCGCCGCTACCGCGTCGTCGTCGCCGACGGCGCCTGGGAGCGGGAGGAGATCGCCAAGTACCTGGAGGCCCACCCGTGGTGA
- a CDS encoding Gfo/Idh/MocA family protein, translating into MSPTTPYDGRRIRAAVIGTGAIARGSHLTALGALAEQGEVEVVAAVDIDAKAVEAFCAAGGVPHGYTDLDRMLREQRPDLVTICTPPTLHRDQTVAALRAGAWVWCEKPPMPTLADFDAVEAEEGKEAGPYASIVFQHRFGSGTRHVRRLLDGHDLGRPLVAHCQTTWYRDTAYYAVPWRGRWETEGGGPAMGHGIHQMDLLLDLLGPWSEVRAMAGRLVHDVETEDVSTALVRFENGALATVVNSVLSPDEVSRIRIDCERATVELTHLYGHSNENWAVTPAPGVPDEQAAAWRDFGADVPSSHTEQLRELVASMRAGERPRSSGADGRGSLELIAALYKSAFTDVTVRAGEIGPGDPFYTAMHGNAPGWAPVVSEEVPV; encoded by the coding sequence ATGTCACCCACCACTCCCTACGACGGGCGCCGCATCCGGGCAGCCGTCATCGGTACCGGCGCCATCGCCCGGGGCTCCCACCTGACCGCGCTCGGCGCCCTCGCCGAGCAGGGCGAGGTCGAGGTGGTCGCGGCGGTTGACATCGATGCCAAGGCCGTCGAGGCGTTCTGCGCGGCGGGCGGTGTCCCGCACGGCTACACCGACCTGGACCGCATGCTGCGCGAGCAGCGCCCCGACCTCGTCACCATCTGCACCCCGCCGACCCTGCACCGCGACCAGACGGTCGCCGCGCTGCGCGCCGGGGCCTGGGTGTGGTGCGAGAAACCGCCGATGCCCACCCTCGCCGACTTCGACGCCGTGGAGGCGGAGGAGGGCAAGGAAGCCGGCCCGTACGCCTCCATCGTCTTCCAGCACCGCTTCGGCTCCGGCACCCGGCATGTGCGCCGCCTGCTCGACGGACACGACCTCGGCCGCCCGCTCGTCGCGCACTGCCAGACCACCTGGTACCGCGACACCGCGTACTACGCCGTGCCCTGGCGCGGCCGCTGGGAGACCGAGGGTGGCGGCCCGGCGATGGGCCACGGCATCCACCAGATGGATCTCCTGCTCGACCTGCTCGGCCCGTGGAGCGAGGTGCGCGCCATGGCCGGGCGGCTGGTCCACGACGTGGAGACCGAGGACGTCTCCACCGCGCTGGTCCGCTTCGAGAACGGCGCGCTGGCCACGGTCGTGAACAGCGTGCTGAGCCCCGACGAGGTCAGCCGCATCCGCATCGACTGCGAGCGCGCGACCGTCGAACTCACCCATCTGTACGGTCACAGCAACGAGAACTGGGCCGTCACCCCGGCGCCCGGCGTGCCCGACGAGCAGGCCGCCGCCTGGCGGGACTTCGGCGCGGATGTGCCCAGTTCGCACACGGAACAGCTGCGCGAGCTGGTCGCCAGTATGCGCGCCGGGGAGCGGCCGCGCAGCAGCGGCGCCGACGGACGTGGCAGCCTGGAACTGATCGCCGCGCTGTACAAGTCGGCGTTCACGGACGTCACGGTGCGGGCGGGCGAGATCGGCCCGGGCGACCCGTTCTACACGGCCATGCACGGGAACGCGCCCGGCTGGGCCCCCGTCGTCAGCGAGGAGGTGCCCGTATGA